Below is a genomic region from Synechococcales cyanobacterium T60_A2020_003.
GATCAATAGGGTCTATGTGAGCCGGAAGTGAGCCCCTCTTCCTCCCCTTCACTCATCTTGTCCTCAAACCACTGTTTTCTGAGGCGATCCCAACGTATTGGCACAGAGTATTCCAGAGGCAGCCACCGCTGGAACACCAATGCCGGGAATCGTGCTGTCTCCAACGCGATACAGTCCCTTTATCGGTGTAAACGTACTGGGAAATAGACCCTGATCAGCGGCGATCGCAGGCCCATAGGTTCCTTGATATCGACGCAAAAATCGAGCGTGGGTCAGGGGTGTTCCGATCAGTTCCACCTCAATGCGCGATCGCCCATCGGGAATCACTTTCTCCAAGGCGCGAAACAACGGTTCGGCGCGTTGTCGTTTTCGTTCGGCATAGTTGCCCTCAGTTTGCCACGGGGCAAAGGGTTCCAACGAGTAGACATGAACCGCATGATAGCCTGATGGAGCCTGACTTTTATCCCATACGGTCGGGATTGAAATCATGCAGGTATTTCCGGGTTCCGTGATGTCTTTGTTCTCATCGTGAACCACGACATGGTGTCCGGTGAGTCCCTCTAATCCATCGGCTCGAATCCCCAAATGGAGATGCATAAAGCTATCAATCGCTGACGTAGACAGCATCTTTTGACGAAATGAGACAGGGAGATCCGTAGGAGAGAGGAGTTTTTCGTAGGTATCCCACAGCGTTGCATTGGAAATCACGATGGGCGATCGCACCGTCTCTCCACTTTTCAGGCGGACTCCGATCGCTCGTCCCTGTTCCACCAAAACTTGATCGACATGACTACGAAGACGCAACTCACCCCCCCATTGCTCTAAGCCTCGAACGAGAGCATCCACGATCGCCCCACTGCCGCCAATGGGATAGTCAATCACCGAGTGCGATCGCTCGCCAAACATAAAGGCCATTTCCGGCGCAACGGTGCCGTGAGCCTTCAGTCCCGACAGGAGAAAACACTCCAGGTCAATCAGCCGACGCACCCACGGGTCACGCACATACCGATCCATCAGGGTTCCCGTTGAGCTTTGAATGACTGGAAGTTGGGGGAGCAGCTTCAGCAGTTGCCAGGGATAGCGGGTCAGCAGGGTCGTTGCCAGGTGCCAATCCGATCGCAGCGCCATGGTGGGAATTTCCCGGAGTCCTTGATAGAGGCGTAA
It encodes:
- a CDS encoding FAD-dependent oxidoreductase, yielding GKEVLVFESHSIPGGAAHSFTRDGFHFDSGPSFYCGLSDPQSVNPLRQVLAMLGESVEAIAYDPLGHYHFPDHTLPIYGNRQRYQAAIAQITPQGAAEFAQLEQQFLRLYQGLREIPTMALRSDWHLATTLLTRYPWQLLKLLPQLPVIQSSTGTLMDRYVRDPWVRRLIDLECFLLSGLKAHGTVAPEMAFMFGERSHSVIDYPIGGSGAIVDALVRGLEQWGGELRLRSHVDQVLVEQGRAIGVRLKSGETVRSPIVISNATLWDTYEKLLSPTDLPVSFRQKMLSTSAIDSFMHLHLGIRADGLEGLTGHHVVVHDENKDITEPGNTCMISIPTVWDKSQAPSGYHAVHVYSLEPFAPWQTEGNYAERKRQRAEPLFRALEKVIPDGRSRIEVELIGTPLTHARFLRRYQGTYGPAIAADQGLFPSTFTPIKGLYRVGDSTIPGIGVPAVAASGILCANTLGSPQKTVV